Within the Streptomyces sp. NBC_00353 genome, the region GCCCGGCGCTTCCAGCCGTCCGGTACGAGCAGGCTGAACCCCTCGGGGTCGTCCACCCGGTGCCAGCCGTCGGGCACGACCGCGGTGGACGGTGCGCTCTTCGATGTCTCGGCCGAGGGCCGCGGCGAAGTATTGCTGCCGTGCAGCGAACCGCTCCCGGCGGAGTCCGCCGCCGAGTTGTCGCCGTACTTCATCGCGGCCAGTCCGGCGCCGCCGCCGACCAGTGCCGCGAGGGCGACGACCAGGATCGCCGTACGCCAACGGCCGCGGCTGCGGCGGGTCACCGGAGCCGTGGCGGTGAACTGCGGGACGGCGGCACGTGATTCCGCTCCGGTGCCGTCCGTGCCCATCGAGCGCAGGGCTTCCTCGGACACCCGCTGGGTCGGGACGTAGGCCTGCGCCGCCCGGGGTTCGCGCCCCTCCATCGCCTGCAGCAGCATCCGCTCCGTCTCGGCCGCCGACGGCCGGTCCGCCGGGTCCTTGCGGAGCAGTGCGGTGATCACCGGTGCGAGCGCCCCGGCCCGGGCGGGCGGCGGCGGTTCCTCGGTGACGACGGCCTGCATGGTGGAGATCGGGGACGTACGACGGAACGGCGAACACCCCTCGACCGCTGTGTAGAGCGTGGCACCGAGGGACCAGAGGTCGGACGCGGGGCCGGGGTCGCCGCCCCGTACCCGCTCGGGCGCCAGATAGTCGATGGAACCGACCAGTTCACCGGTCCTGGTGATGGTCGAGTCGCCCTCTATCGCGGCGATCCCGAAGTCGGTGAGCAGCACCTGCCCGTCACGGGCGAGGAGTACGTTGCCGGGCTTCACGTCCCGGTGCAGCACACCGGCGCTGTGCGCGGCGCGCAGGGCGCTCAGGACATGGAGGCCGATCCTGGCCGCCTCGCGCGGTGCGATCTCGCCGCTCTCCTTGGCGGCGTCGGCAAGTGACGGCCCGTCGACGTACTGCATGACGATCCAGGGCCGGTTGTCGTACTCGACCACGTCATGGACGGTGACCACGCCGGGGTGGGTGATGCGGGCCGCCGCCCGGGCCTCCTTCTGGGTACGGGCATGCAGCACGACCCGGTCGGCCTCCGCGACGTACAGCCCGGCGGTCAACTCCTTGACGGCTACCGTGCGGTGCAGCACCTCGTCGTGGGCACGCCAAACCTTGCCCATGCCTCCGCGCCCGAGGACTTCACCGAGCCGGTATCTTCCGGCCAGTACCAGCCCCGCGCCCGTTTCCTGTGATCGATCCACTTGTCCCCGCCCCGTTTCCTTCGGCTGCCAGGTTACGGAGGGGAGGTACGGCCACGGAACCTCGCATCGCTCACGAGACCTCACTGTGATGCTTGTCGCCCGGCCGTCCCGTGTTCCTGCCGACGATTCAGGAAGTCACGCGGTAGGAGGCGATGGCCTGTTCGTAGATGGCTGTCACCTTGTCGCGCTCGCTGTCCGGACCGAGCACCTGGAGCACGTGGTAGCGGCCGTCGACGATCATCGCGAGGTTACGGACGTACACCTCGCGCCCGGTGTCGTCCTGCCAGGTGAACTGGCCCTCCGCCATGGCCTGTCGACCGACGTCGATACGGCGCAGCCCCGTCGCCGAGGACCAGCTGGAGTCCCGGAAGGGCTGCAACTCCCGCTCCTTGTCGCGCTGGTAGACCAGCGGATCACCGCCGTGGGCCCGCACGGTGTCGCGCCCCGGCACGACCAGCAGACTGAACCCGTCGCTGCCGTACCGTATCTGCCGGTCCGCGTTGGCGGGGCTGCGCTGCCAGCCCTTCAGCACACCGACCTCGAAGCCCTCCTCGTCCTTGCGCAGGGTGTATCCGGGGGCGAGCGCGACAGCGGAGCGGCTGGTCTGCGGCTTCTGGGTGCCGGGCGACGGCGACGACCGGGGCGGCTGCGACGGCGGCTTCCCGTCGGACGTGCCGGGGGCGCCGGTGTCCGTGGCGGCCGGGGCCGATCCCTTCGAGTCGGATCCGGTGCCGGCCTTGGGCATGAACATCACGGCGTACGCGATGGCCGCGGCCAGGGCCAGCAGAATCAGCACGAGCAGCAGCCGCCCGAGCCGCCGCGGCGCACGGCCGTCACCCTGCTGCGGACGGGGCGGGGTGCGCAACGCCCTGGGCCCCTTGGGCTCACGCGGAGCCCTGGGCGCTCTCTCCACCCGTGACCGCTCATACCGGTCGGGCCTCTCCCTCGTCTGGCGGTGGCGGCCGTGCGCCGAGGCACTGCCCAGCCGGCCGCGGCGCTTACGGACCAGCTCGCCCCGGCGGCGTACGACGGGCAGCCGGGTGTCGTCGACGGACGGCAGGGGCACGACATCGAGACCGGCCTCGGGCTCGGGCGCCGACCGTACGAGAGAGCGCAGCCAGCCGCGCAGCTCCTCGAAGTCCGGCCGCTCGGTGGGGTCCTGGCGCAGCAGCGACTCGACGACGGGGCGCAGCGGACCGCACTCCTCGGCGAAGGCGGGCGGCTCGCCGCAGACCATCTGGACGAGCTCGGCCGCGTTCTCCTCGGGGTACGGGGCATGGCCCTGGACGGCTCGGTAGAGCAGGGCGCCGAGCGCCCAGAGGTCGGTGGCCGGGCCGATGGGCGGCGCCAGCTGCCAGTTCTCGTGGACCGGTCCGGCCTGCTCGGGCGCCCAGCGCTCGGTGACGGCACCGACGACGGCGATCCGGGTCTGCCGGGCGCGCTCGGCGGCCAGGGTGGTGGCGGGGCCGCGGTAGGCGGAACTCCCACGGTCACCGGCGACGATGTCGTCCCAGCGGCCGGAGGCGGCCTTCCGCGGTTGCTGATGCCCGCGTTCCGCTGCGGAGGTGGTGCCGTGGCGTCGGGCGTCGGCGCGCAGAGCGTCTTCGTTGGAGCCCCCGGCCGGAACGGGGCGCCCGAAGTCGGCGCCGTCGCCCCAGGTGCCGGTCAGGTGCATCCGCCGGCCGGGCGGCCCCTTCCCACGGTGACCGCCGTTGCCGTCGTCGCCCCCGTCGCTGCCGTACGGGACGCCGTACTCGTTGTCGTCCTCCTCGTCGCCCTCGTCGTCGTACGGGTCGTCGGCGGTGGGGCCCCAGCCGCCCGTCGGCTGCACCCGGCCGGTGTCGGGCCGTCCGGGGCGCTGGACGGGAAGGATGCCGCTCTCCTCCGCTTCCGCCGGCTCACTCGTCCCGGCCTGTCGCCGGTCCTCGCTGACACGTGCGGCGGCGCGCGTGCCCGCCCGGTAGGCAGCGATGGCTCCGGCCCGTGCGGCCCGCAACTCCGCGGCGCTGCCCGCACCGTGAACGTCGGGGTTCGGCGGCCGTCGTACGGCTTCCAGCTCACCGGCGGGGTGGCGCGAGGCCGGCAGCCCGACCGGATCGGCGGACTCGACCGGATCATCGATGGCCTCGCCCGGCCCGGCGATCCCGACCGGCCCGGCGGGCGGCAGCGACGCGGTGGGCGGAACGTACGGACCGGTCGGGCCCGACTCGACCGCGGGCCGCCCGTACGCGTCCTCGTCGTCGGGCTGCGGCGTCGGCACGTACCCGCACAGTGCCTCCTCCGCCGCCCCGGCCGCCAGACCGGTCAGCACGACGCGTCCGTCGTCGCAGATCAGCACCGTACGGACGGTGATGTTCCGGTGGGTCCAGCCGTGCGCGTGCAGCACCCGCAGGGCCATCAGCACATCGGAGCCGATTTCGGCGGCCCGGTACGGATTCAGCGGCCGCTCGGCGAGCAGCGCGGCCAGCGGGCGGGCCGCGACCAGTTCACTCACGATCCAGAGGGACCCGTCCTCGGCGAACACATCGAAGACCTGGTCGAGCCTCGGATGGTCGGGCACCTGGGCGGCGGCCTGCGCGGCCTCGATCGCGCGCCGGACCGCGGGGTCCGTGGACCGGCGCACCGCCCGCCCGGTGGTCCGCCGGGCCGCCGAGGGCAGCCCGTCGGCGTCGAGCACCTCGGCTTCGACGACCTCCGGCAACGGCAGCTGACGCACCAGGACTTCCTGGCCGCTGGCCGTGTCGAACGCCCGGGTCTCGACCAGTTCGTACTCGTCCGAAGGGGGCAGCGGCAGGCGGTAGCGGTCGGCAAGCACCCGACCCGCATAATCGTCCACGACGCCTCCCCAGAGCGCGCTGTCCCCCGGCCACGAACCCCGTACCAACCCGTCAATTGCGGTCACTTACCGTGCAATTGACCTATGCATTCGGCTGCGTACGGTTCTCAAGCTCTCACAATACGTGGCAAGTGCCGGCCGTGCGGCAGGGTCGCCGCAACCCGACGCTCAGTCCTTGGGCTTGAACGTGGCGAAGGCCGTCTCGCGCAGTGTCCGGCACTCCTTGCTGTTCCACTCGCTCGCCTTGCAGCTGATCATGATCGAGTAGCCGTGCGTGTCGTCGGCCCGGAAACCACGGTTCAGTACCCGGATCCGCTGGCCCTGCTGCGTACGCTCGAACTCCCAGTCGGCTACGGTCGGGTAGCCGTTGAACTCGACCTTCCTTATCCCGAGGTGCCGGTAGCCGTCGCTGCTGGCCGCGACCGCGCTCCTCGCGGCGTTCCAGGCGGCAGCGGCATCCTTCCCGGGAGAGCTGTTGTAGTCGATCTGGACGCGCGGGAATCCACCGCCGACGGCGTAGATCTGGCCCGAGTTACTGCCCGCGATCTTGTAGCGCGTGAAGTTCTTGGGCATCGCCATCGTGAAGTGGAACTGCTTGTTGGTGACCGTTCTGTACCCGTCGGGCAACGCGTCGCCGGCCTTCGAACTCCCGGTCCCGGAGTCGTCCGACCCCTTGCCCGAGTCGTCGTCCTTGTCCTTGCCCTTGCCCTCGCCCTTACCCTCGCCCTGATCGTTGCTCGGTTCCTGGCCCTGGTCCTTGCCGCTTGCGTCGCCCTCGTCCGTGTCGGCGGAGGAGCCGGCCGCCGAGGCGGAGGTGCCGCCCTTGCCGGAACCGCTGCTCCCGCTGCTCTTGTCACCCCCGCCCAGCGTGAGTGCAAGGACCGTGCCGAGCACGGCGAGCGCGACGACGACCGCAATGATCACCAGGGTGCGGCGGGGCACCACGTCCGTGATGGACGCCCGTACCGGCGCGTTCGACGACCCGCCCGGACGCTGCGGGGGTACGCCACCGACGGCGGAGGCCGGCGAAGCCGTGGGCCGGGCCGGAGCCGAAGGAGCGGTCCGCGGCGCAGTCGAAGCGGCAGAAGCGGAAGCAGTGGTCGTCGAGGCGGCAACAGCCACACCCGCACCGGCGCCCGGCGCCGCCTTCGCGTTCCGCACGGAACGCAGCGCGCCGCGCAGGCGGTCACGCGCACCCTCCCCGGCCTCCGCGAGCTTCGAAGCCCCCTTGGTGCGGGGGGCGGCGACGCGGCCGGGCAGCGCCATCACCTGGGTGGAGTCGGCCGGCGGGGGGACCACAGGGGCGGGCTTGTCGGCTGCGTGGATCACATCGTTGAGCAGGGCCCGCGCACCCGCGTCGTCGAGCCGCTGCTCCGGGTCCCTGGCGAGCAGACCGTAGATGACCTCCTCCAGCGGACCCGCGTTCTTCGGCGGGTCGAGCGGCTCGGTCATCACCGCGGTCAGGGTCGCGATGGCCGACCCCTTGTCGTACGGCGGGCAGCCCTCGACGCTCGCGTACAGCAGTCCGCCGAGCGACCACAGGTCGGCGGGTGGTCCGGGCTTGTGCCCGCGGGCGCGTTCCGGCGAGATGTACGAGGGGGCACCGACAAGCATGCCCGTCGAGGTGACGGACGGGTCGCCCTCGACCTGTGCGATGCCGAAGTCGGTCAGGACGACCCGGCCGTCCTCGGAGATCAGCACGTTGGACGGCTTCACATCGCGGTGCAGAATGCCCTCGCGGTGCGCCAGACGCAGCACGTCAAGGATGGCCAGGCCGACCTCGGCCGCGCGCTTCGGCGTCAGCACACCGTCCTCGCGCACCACCTCGGCAAGCGACTTGCCCTCGATGAGTTCCATCACGATCCACGGCCGGTCGTCCTCGTCGACCACGTCGTAGACCGTCACCGCACCGTTGTTGCGGATCCTGGCGATCGCCTTCGCCTCGCGCAGTGTGCGAGTGATCAGCCGGCGCTTCTCGTCGTCATCGATGGCCGACGGGAACCGCAGCTCCTTGACCGCCACCGTGCGGCCCAGCGTCTCGTCGACGGCACGCCAGACCGTGCCCATACCGCCCCGGCCCAGCACCTCCCCGAGCCGGTACCTACCCGCAAGGAGACGTCCATCCGTGTCCCGTTGGGGCTCCCGTGCCTGCTCCGCCTCCGACATGCGTCCCCTCTGCGATCAACCCGCCCTGGCAGAGCGTTCATTGTCCCTCACCCCGGGACCGGTCATGGTGCCGGGTCCGTGGTCCGTCATGATGTGGCCGGAGGAAGGGACTCCCCGCCATGCCGATAATCAGGTCGCTGCTCATCACCCCGTTGGTGATAACGCTGCTCGGCCTCGGAACGG harbors:
- a CDS encoding serine/threonine-protein kinase, whose product is MDRSQETGAGLVLAGRYRLGEVLGRGGMGKVWRAHDEVLHRTVAVKELTAGLYVAEADRVVLHARTQKEARAAARITHPGVVTVHDVVEYDNRPWIVMQYVDGPSLADAAKESGEIAPREAARIGLHVLSALRAAHSAGVLHRDVKPGNVLLARDGQVLLTDFGIAAIEGDSTITRTGELVGSIDYLAPERVRGGDPGPASDLWSLGATLYTAVEGCSPFRRTSPISTMQAVVTEEPPPPARAGALAPVITALLRKDPADRPSAAETERMLLQAMEGREPRAAQAYVPTQRVSEEALRSMGTDGTGAESRAAVPQFTATAPVTRRSRGRWRTAILVVALAALVGGGAGLAAMKYGDNSAADSAGSGSLHGSNTSPRPSAETSKSAPSTAVVPDGWHRVDDPEGFSLLVPDGWKRRADGQNVDYTPDDGNHYIRISVDPEPDFENSYMHMLNMETRLIQRLPGYERKTLHSNDYRDRTGSLWEFTWTESKDHPGPRHAIDQMYYDEEGGPEYALYMTGPADDWDTTRDRFDTMLRGWRAPAGTG
- a CDS encoding protein kinase; translation: MDDYAGRVLADRYRLPLPPSDEYELVETRAFDTASGQEVLVRQLPLPEVVEAEVLDADGLPSAARRTTGRAVRRSTDPAVRRAIEAAQAAAQVPDHPRLDQVFDVFAEDGSLWIVSELVAARPLAALLAERPLNPYRAAEIGSDVLMALRVLHAHGWTHRNITVRTVLICDDGRVVLTGLAAGAAEEALCGYVPTPQPDDEDAYGRPAVESGPTGPYVPPTASLPPAGPVGIAGPGEAIDDPVESADPVGLPASRHPAGELEAVRRPPNPDVHGAGSAAELRAARAGAIAAYRAGTRAAARVSEDRRQAGTSEPAEAEESGILPVQRPGRPDTGRVQPTGGWGPTADDPYDDEGDEEDDNEYGVPYGSDGGDDGNGGHRGKGPPGRRMHLTGTWGDGADFGRPVPAGGSNEDALRADARRHGTTSAAERGHQQPRKAASGRWDDIVAGDRGSSAYRGPATTLAAERARQTRIAVVGAVTERWAPEQAGPVHENWQLAPPIGPATDLWALGALLYRAVQGHAPYPEENAAELVQMVCGEPPAFAEECGPLRPVVESLLRQDPTERPDFEELRGWLRSLVRSAPEPEAGLDVVPLPSVDDTRLPVVRRRGELVRKRRGRLGSASAHGRHRQTRERPDRYERSRVERAPRAPREPKGPRALRTPPRPQQGDGRAPRRLGRLLLVLILLALAAAIAYAVMFMPKAGTGSDSKGSAPAATDTGAPGTSDGKPPSQPPRSSPSPGTQKPQTSRSAVALAPGYTLRKDEEGFEVGVLKGWQRSPANADRQIRYGSDGFSLLVVPGRDTVRAHGGDPLVYQRDKERELQPFRDSSWSSATGLRRIDVGRQAMAEGQFTWQDDTGREVYVRNLAMIVDGRYHVLQVLGPDSERDKVTAIYEQAIASYRVTS
- a CDS encoding serine/threonine-protein kinase — its product is MSEAEQAREPQRDTDGRLLAGRYRLGEVLGRGGMGTVWRAVDETLGRTVAVKELRFPSAIDDDEKRRLITRTLREAKAIARIRNNGAVTVYDVVDEDDRPWIVMELIEGKSLAEVVREDGVLTPKRAAEVGLAILDVLRLAHREGILHRDVKPSNVLISEDGRVVLTDFGIAQVEGDPSVTSTGMLVGAPSYISPERARGHKPGPPADLWSLGGLLYASVEGCPPYDKGSAIATLTAVMTEPLDPPKNAGPLEEVIYGLLARDPEQRLDDAGARALLNDVIHAADKPAPVVPPPADSTQVMALPGRVAAPRTKGASKLAEAGEGARDRLRGALRSVRNAKAAPGAGAGVAVAASTTTASASAASTAPRTAPSAPARPTASPASAVGGVPPQRPGGSSNAPVRASITDVVPRRTLVIIAVVVALAVLGTVLALTLGGGDKSSGSSGSGKGGTSASAAGSSADTDEGDASGKDQGQEPSNDQGEGKGEGKGKDKDDDSGKGSDDSGTGSSKAGDALPDGYRTVTNKQFHFTMAMPKNFTRYKIAGSNSGQIYAVGGGFPRVQIDYNSSPGKDAAAAWNAARSAVAASSDGYRHLGIRKVEFNGYPTVADWEFERTQQGQRIRVLNRGFRADDTHGYSIMISCKASEWNSKECRTLRETAFATFKPKD